A window of Rhododendron vialii isolate Sample 1 chromosome 13a, ASM3025357v1 contains these coding sequences:
- the LOC131313386 gene encoding cysteine-rich receptor-like protein kinase 10, translated as MLFIAGFCFLTKRAKKKYNSVEEDLDNVGDDILKVQSLQYFGTIEAATNNFSNDNKIGEGGFGLVYKGLLSDGQEVAVKRLSRTSR; from the exons ATGCTTTTCATAGCAGGCTTCTGTTTCCTAACTAAAAGGGCGAAGAAGAAATATAATTCTGTAGAAGAAGATCTAGACAATG TTGGGGATGACATCTTAAAAGTGCAGTCCTTGCAATATTTTGGTACAATTGAAGCTGCCACAAACAACTTCTCAAACGATAACAAAATTGGTGAAGGTGGATTTGGTCTAGTctacaag GGTTTACTTTCAGATGGCCAAGAGGTAGCTGTGAAGAGGCTATCTCGAACCTCAAGGTAA